DNA sequence from the Penicillium psychrofluorescens genome assembly, chromosome: 3 genome:
CGAGCGTCTCCGGCCACCTTGCGCGTTGATCCGTCAACACTCCTTAACCATCCACTTCAACCTCCTCCCTACCCCCATTTAATACACCTACTCCAGATACTACGGAGCCGGGAATCCTCCACACCTCACTATGCGATTCTCTACGACCGCCCTCCTGGTCACCGCACTGGGGTGGATCACCGCCACGACCGCACACACCATCCAGCTCAAGTCTCACTCGCGAGAATGCTTCCACGAGGACCTGCACAAGGACGACTTGATGACCGTCACCTTCCAGGTGGGCGACCGAGAGTTTGGAGGCAGTGGGAATCTGGACATTGATTTCTGGGTATGTCGTGAAATTGTCTCGATGCTGATGAGGACGACCGAGGGAAACAGACTGCTGACCCCTTTCCAATTCCAGGTCGAGGACCCCCACCGAAACCGCCAGTACTACAAGCAAGCCATCCCTTCGGAAGACTACTCTTTCACCGCGCGCAGCGACGGCCGATACTCCTACTGCTTCAGCAATGAGGGCTGGACCTCCAACTCGAAGGAGGTCTCGTTCAACGTCCACGGCATTGTCTACGTGGCGGAGTCGGAAATGAACCAGGACCCCCTAGAGATCGAAGGTGAGAGAACGAAATCCGTCACAGGACGTGAACACATAACGGGATACTAATGGCATTGGGGCTAGTCCGCCGTCTCTCCGATAACCTGGCGCAGGTGCGTGATGAGCAGTCGTACATTGTTGTCCGGGAGCGCGTGCACCGGAATACCGCCGAGAGCACCAACGGCCGCGTGAAGTGGTGGAGTCTCTTCCAGTTGATCGTGGTGATTGGCGAGGGCATTTTTCAGGTCTGGTGGCTGAAGCGGTTCTTCGAGGTGAGTGGAGTTGAGTTGCAGCTAGGGAATCCAAACGTCTGTACTAATGATATGATTTGGGGATTATAGGTCAAGCGCGTCGTCTGATGCTGCCCTTCTTGGGCGCCCTTGCACGAAGTATGACTGCGAATCGGGGGGTTTCTGGGTGTTGGATTGGATGCTGAGACGAAAACCGGACATGTTGTTATGCAACCATCCATAGCCGCTAATAGATTCTGTACTACCAATTCTGTGCTTCTCGTAGTTACATAGTCGCGACAGGGATTGTTTGTCGTTGCCATGGAAGATGAAAGACATCCTGCCCCgcagtctctctctctccagcaacaatttcttttcttcgctcCCCATGTAAGGACCGTCATCCTAAGACACCCGGCGGAATCACCTCGAGCGCCTTACATTTATCTATCGCTCTATCTATCGGAGATGGGCCAGAGTAGCCCCTTCGACACCAGTGATCCGCTCTTCCACGTCTGCTGGCGGCGCCAGTCGTGCTCATCGTGCCTGGCAGGCGATGTCGCGTGCAGCTGGTGTCCCATTGTATGCCCAcagtttctttcttctttctgctaTATATCATatttgtctttctttctttctttctctgctATATTTACTGCATCTAAATGTAATAATTGATGTTGTTTGGTTTTTGTCCGGCAGCATGCAGCGGTGCTtgttccttctccttgcATCCCGGAATGGTGTTTCACctctcttccgcttcctcacCTGGCCATGTCAATTAACTCGCATCAATAATAGTCTTCGGCGTGCGTGCCCAACCCGGGCCGCCTCCCGATCTTCAGCCCCATCCGCTCCTCGCATCTCTGTCCGCTCGGCTCCAAGGAACGATGGGAGTTGCGCGCTGCGCCCTTCGGGTGCAACGTCAGCACCTTGACGGTCCTATCTGTTTTGGTTGCTGTGCTATCCTCGCTAACGCTGGCCGGACTGGTGTATGTGGTTGTTTGGGCGGTGCAGCGGCTGCGCTCCCGTTGGAAGGATGCTCAGTatgagctgctggatgatggccaAGGGCTGGAACCGACGTGTTTTGGCTTCCGGGCCTGGGGACCCCTCGCGTGGCTAGTGAGTCTCGTGGGCGGCCAGGGCCAGGAACAGGCACAAACGTCGGGGGagccggaggaagagagcAATGAGACGAGTCCGTTGTTGAACTGAATATTGCTATCGTATGACCACTGAGTTTCCCGTTCAAGGAACCTGTTGTTGCTTTCATCTAGGAGATTTTTACTCTATTGCTGTGCCTGACGTCGGGGATTTATTTTGCTGCACGCTGCTGCCCAGGCATGCTGGGGTCGATCTAGACCGGCCTCGTTTTCTGAGTGACATGGAATGGAAGTATAGAACCAATTGAATATTTCTACAACGAAACGCAGATGATCTAGCTCAAGTGTCCACTGATAATATCATCTCCCGAACAACATCCGCCAGATCGTCCACCGTTTGCTTTCCCCGAGGAATGACATGCCCGCCTCCATGGTCAAACAACTCGGCGGTGTCCGGATCGCAGACATTGTACAGGGCCATGGACGCATCAAGGAAAGGGTCTGCCGCACCCACGACATGGCAGGTGGGAATGGTGAtcatctcgccctcgtcatcgctgTCTTCATCCGACGCCAGGATTGTCGCGCCAGTCTCTGGATCTAGTACAGGCCATCCGCAGACGAGGATGGCGCATTTCAGTCTTGGAGCTCGGCCGAGCTGCTTGCGCCTGCGttcctcttccagaatgAGCGTGGCTGCGATTTTCGCACCCTCGGAGTAGCCGATTACGCCGGCGATATCGTCCTCCGTGTCTAGGATCCCAATTAACCGGTCCATGACTTTGCGAATACTGGAAAATGTGGGTTGGCCCGCCAGATCCATGGCGAACTTCATGGTATCTTCCGGGGTGTCGCGTCTGGGGAAGTCCAAAATATTGAAATTGATCAGATCGGGGTCATCGACTTCGGCAAAGGTGAAATTGGGCGGCGGCCCAAAGAAGTCTTCCAGCCCTGGCGGAGGAGTGAAGGGCGTCGTGCCCTGAGTGAAGTAGAAGTCAGCAGAGCCGTCCGATAAGAGACGATCGCAAAATGGCCCTGGATGCACGAGGGACGGTCAGATCTATCCATTGATTTAGAACGTGCTGGGCTTACCCAGCTGCGTTTTAAACGCCTAAACCACCGTTAGCCTCAATTCAACTTCCACGTGCAGATAAGTTTAAACGGACCTTAGCATTGCAAAATGCACCTGGCAGACAGAGAAATCTCATGATGGCGAGCAAGTATACCGATGGTTGGACTAAACGAGTAGAGAGAACAATATCATATCCCGCCCTCACGGAATGAGTATGAGTAGCAGCTGAGGCAAGATAATGGAATTCCTTGCCAGGGACTCTTGAAACACAGGGGAGATCCGAGCCCCCCCTGCGCTGGAATGCACCCTCACTTTAGCAAGGGCCACGGGACGAACAATAATGGTCCGAAGGACGGCGCTACACGGGGTATGCGGCGAATTCGATGAACTCAACCGGATCTACAGCCCTAGGTTCGGACTAACGACCGTGTGTCTCTGAGCCATCCTGCGCCCTGTCTTCAGGTTCACAGTATTGGTATGCGTCATCAAGGAACATGGCATGGGCCTTGACTCCAGCTATCCTTGCCCGATTCATTGACCTCCCCAGGGCACGATCTGCGGTTGCACGCTGGGTCGGCATGCAAGGGACGACATCGACCCCCATAACTCGATTGGACTACGTCTTCTCTGCCGACCTGCTGACCGGCCAGATGGTCGATTCCGATACGTGGCCGACTATATATCCGATTCTCCCCCAGTAAACCGCGGCCCTGCGCTAATCTAGATTCCCTTTTTTCCGACTTTGCTGGGCCATGTTCGTTCCAAGTAACTACCTGAGCTAATATCTTGGAACATCCCGACGTGCCCGTTCTCCCCAAACATGCGCCTTCAACCGCCCGAAGGGGCTGGGTCACCAGTCACCAATGGGGTGCACAAGGAGGAGATGTCCGTCGATGCACCCAAGCGCATGGCCATTATCGGCATGGCCTGCCGCCTACCGGGGCAGGTGTCTACCCTCGATGACTTCTGGGACCTGTGCTCGCGTGCCCGGAGTGCATGGTCTCCGATTCCTAAAAGTCGATTCAATGCCGAAGCTTTTTCTCACCCTAACCCTGATCGATCGGGCTCTATCAGTGCCAAGGGCGCGCACTTTCTAGACGAGGATATTGGCTTGTTTGATGCGCCTTTCTTTAAAATCACCCTTCAAGAGGCACGCTCTCTCGACCCGCAACAGCGCATACTGCTCGAATGTGTCTACGAAGCTTTGGAAAATGCAGGTGTTCCAAATCACTCTATCGCCGGCCGAAACGTCGGTGTGTTTACAGGAGGCTCATTTGCGGACTACGACTCGAACAACACCAAGGATATGGAGTCAGTGCCTATGTACTCAGCCACCGGCACTGCTTTGTCACTGCAAGCAAATCGCATTTCATATTATTTCGATCTGACTGGGCCGAGTGTCACGGTCGACACGGCGTGTTCTTCCAGTTTGGCTGCCTTGCATCTGGCATGCCAAAGTATTCGCAATGGTGAATGCTCCATGGCAATTGTGGGAGGTTGTCATCTGAACATATTCCCGGAAGCCTTTGTTTCTATGAGTCGGGCTCGGTAAGAACATGCGATATCAATGATGCCTGTTTTCAGTCACTAATTCCTTATAAAGGCTTCTTTCAGAATCTGGCAAGTCATATGCATTTGACCACAGAGCAAGCGGATTTGGCCGCGGCGAAGGTGCGGGGGTAATCGTTTTGAAATCCGTGGAAGACGCACGCATAGCTGGAGATATCATCCGATCAGTGGTTGTCAACAGCGGTATCAACCAAGATGGACGGACAAGAGGCATTTCAATGCCCAATAGCGCCGCCCAGGAAGCCTTGATGCGCCATGTTTACAAGTCTGCTGGTATCAGTCCGTCTCAAACAGGATTTGTTGAAGCCCACGGAACGGGGACCAAAGTTGGAGATCCCCTGGAAGCTAGGGCGTTACAGGCAGTCTTTGGAGAGGGACGCACACCGCGGCAGCCGCTATTTCTCGGCTCGGTGAAGTCCAACATTGGTCATCTGGAAGGAGCTAGCGGTATTGTGTCGGTGATAAAGACTGTCCTGATGCTCGAACGTGGCTTTATTTTGCCCAATTGCAACTTTGAGAAGGCCAATGAGGAGATCCCCCTGGACAAATGGAATATGAAGGTGAGATGACTGCGGAGAAAATGTTGTGCAAGAGAATATGCTGACAATTTGTTATCGAACAGGTTCCAAAGAAATTGCAGCCCTGGCCACGGGGTAAAACTTATGCCAGCGTGAACAATTTTGGTTTCGGTGGAACCAATGCCCACGTCGTCCTCGAGCGCGGTCCTCGGCATGACGGCGAAGGAATGCAGAACACTGACCCTCTTAAGCGCAAACTGTACGTTGTGTCAGCTCACGATAAAAGGGCAGCCTTGCAAATTTCAAAAGAATTGGCAGCCTATCTGGACCTCAACCCACCGGCGTTCACAGACAGCTTGATGGACAAGATAGCTTACACCCTCGGTCAGCGGCGAAGCTTTCTCCCGTGCAGGGTGGCCATATCTGCATCTTCATATATGGTGTTGAATGAGTATCTGTCTAAAGACCCAGAGGCGATTCGCTCCTCTCGTGAGCCAAGTGTTGGCTTTGTATTCACCGGACAGGGAGCACAGTGGCATGGCATGGGTAAAGAGCTTCTGGGTACGTATCCAGTTTTCCAGAAGACAATGCAAGCTGTGGATACTTGTTTGAAGGCTCTCGGGGCAACATTTTCCATTACAGGTATGTTAACCACTTTACTCCGCCCTGGTTTGCAAGTGCTAAAACTCTCGAAGAGGAGTTATTACTAGAGGATTCAAATAAAAGCTCACTGTCTGCGGCCTACATGAGCCAACCGGCTTGCACGGCGATCCAGCTGGCACTGGTTGACCTTCTTGCGTCTTGGGGAATTCGTCCCAAGGCAGTCGTGGGGCATTCGAGCGGAGAAATTGCAGCGGCCTATGCAGCAGGAATTTTGAGATTGGACGAATGCGTTCGCGTTGCATATTCCCGCGGAGTCGCAGCAAATCTTCTCGCAAACGACAAAACAGTCCAGGGAGCCATGCTGGCAGTGGGTGCCAATGCTGGGGAAGTCCAACAAATTCTGGACGCCATGCGAGGCCAACGAGCTGTCGTCGCCTGCGTGAACAGCGAGTCGAGTGTTACATTGTCTGGTGATCGAGATGTCATTGTGGAGCTCCAAGCCGCCTTGGACAAGGAGGGTATATTCACCCGCCGACTCCAAGTTGATGTCGCGTACCATTCTCATCACATGCAGCAAGTTGCCCAGCAGTATAAATCATTGCTTGGGAAACTCGCACCTCGAGCGTCCGACATTCCGTTCCATTCAACGGTTCGTGGCGGTCTGGTCCCAGGAACTTCTTTGGATGCCTCCTACTGGGTCGATAACCTGGTCTCTCGTGTTGAGTTCGTCAAGGGCTTGCAGAGTCTGCTGGCAGACACACATGCCTCTACTCAGATTACCAGTTTGGTTGAGATCGGACCTCATCCTGCCCTTCAAACGCCAGTCAAAGACATTGTTCGATTACACGCACCCACACGGAATGTACAATATTCACACACTTTGAAACGCAAGCTCGACGCGATTGAGGCGGTCCAAAACCTGGCTGCCTCTCTATTTGTCCAGGGGATGACGCTCGACTTCGAAGCTATCAACTTCCCAGATCTCGGGCGAAGTCAAAGAAAACCTACTCTTCTCACCAACCTCCCAAAATACCCCTGGAACCACACTGAAAGGTACTGGTTTTGCTCACGCTTGGGTCAAAATCTCTTTCATCGCCAGTTCCCGCGCAATGATCTCATTGGCAGTCTTTGTGTTGAGAATGTGGACCTTGAACCTCGCTGGAGAAACATCATTCGCGCCGACGATCATCCCTGGGTTCGTCAGCATCGAGTTCATGACAGCAATGTCTATCCCATGACTGGATTCCTCGCCATGGCTATGGAGGCAATCTCGCAGCAGGCACAACTGCATCACATCACACCAGGCAAAATTCACCTTCGCGATATTTCCATCAGTCGTGTCCTTGCAATCCCAGACAATTCAGCGGTGGAAACCATGATCAGCCTGCGGTCATGTCGAACCGAGCCGGGTAAGTCGGTTCGTGGTTGGCATGAGTTCAAGGTATTCTCTTGGGCTGAAGGCCGAGGCTGGGATCAACACTGCAACGGCTTCGTGATGGTTCAAGAAGTCAAAGACGCAAACCCTGTGGATGGATCTCGCCAGCAGGCAGCGGCGGACGCGGAACTCTCTCAGAAGGCGTTGGAATTGCACGACTCATGCAATGTGCCGGTGGACAGTCAAGTTCTATACGACAACATCACACAGTGCGGTGTGGAATATGGCCCAATCTTCCATGGATTGTCGAACATTACTGCCAGCACAAACCAGCAAGCCATGGCCACAATGATTGTTCCGGACACCAAATCCTGCATGCCATACGAACATGAAAGCAATTGCATTGTTCACCCAGTGACCCTTGATCGAATTTGCCAACTCATGTGGGTTCTCCGGGGATATGGCCAGCTAGACGGTCCGAAGACCACCTATGTCCCATCACATCTCAAGAACGTTTCAGTTTCACTAACTCATGAGATACGCGCTGGCACTCAATTCAAACTCTATGGTCATCGATCTGGAATTGATCCAGCAACCAACACCGAGAACAACCGCATTATCGCGACTTATCCCCTCAGTTCCACAGACGTTGTCATTGACATCAACGGAATGACACTCGTACCCATGTCTAACGATATCAGAGGCTCCAAGGACAATACCCCCGACCCTATGTGCTACAAAATCTGCTGGGAGCCCTGCTTCGAGTTCCTTTCTGAGAGCGACTACCAAAAACTCCCCCGCCCTGACACTGACGCTGTTACCGGAGGACAAAGAATGAGCCAGCTCGACCGTGTTGCTGAGCACTACCTTCGGCAGGTATTGCGATCAGTGCCAGAGGAGGAGTTTGAGTCCTTCCCAAGCTACCATCAGAAATTCTATCGATGGGCCCAGAAGACATGCCAAGCTGCCGGACCAGCAGATGACCTCTCGGACCAGACACTCAAGGAGATGAGGACAGCAAACGGAGCGGGCGATCTGACATGCAGAGTCGGCGAGCTTCTTCCCCAATTTCTTCGCGGCCATGTCGACCCGCTTACTGTCATGCTGGAGGATGACCGGCTTAGCAAGCACTACCAGGACCTCGACAGTCTGCGCGAAGCCTATGCGAATGCATCAGTCTGCATTGATAAAATGGCCCACCAGAATCCCGAGCTCAATATCATCGAGATTGGTGCTGGAACCGGAGGTGCTACCTTGCCAATCTTGCAAAGCCTCGGTGGAGGTGAAGCCGGATCCACGCCTCGGTTTGGTCACTACACCTACACCGACATCTCTCCAGGATTTTTCGAGAAGGCAAATGCAAAATTCGAGAATTGGAGCCATCTCATGACATACAAGACTCTCGATATCTCGGCAGATCCGACTGGGCAGGGTTTTAACCTGGGCTCATATGATATGGTCATTGCGTGTAACGTCTTGCATGCCACTCCCGAAATTAACCAAACCATGGCAAACATCCGCTCTCTGTTACGACCCGGTGGCAAGCTGATGCTCATTGAGGAGACTGTGTCAAAGGCGAGGCATTTTCCGTTTGCACTTCTGCCTGGCTGGTGGCTCGCCAGTGATGAGATTCGCAAGGACGGGCCGCTTCTTAACGTTGAGGGCTGGAGCAACGTGATGAAGGCAAACAATTTTTCCGGAGTTGACCTTTGCCTTGAAGAATATCCGGGAGCTTCTCACCAGTCTGGATGCTTGATGATGTCTACTGCCAATGGCACAAGAACTGGACCGTCAAATCCTGGAGATGTAGTCGTTGTTGGAATGGATTCTATCGGAAGCGTGTCTTCTCTAGCTCTGGAAGCTGGGTTGAAGAATATCACTGGCTCTGCACCAATGACCATCGACGACGTGGCCACCACTGATGTTACAGGGAAATGGTGTATTTTCCTTGGAGGGATGGATCGGTCAACCCTGGCGCATCTCACTAAAGACAAATTCCAAGCCATTCAACGCTTGACCAGCCGAGCCAGAGGATTGATGTGGGTGGCCAGACACAACAAAATCAACCCGCGGTCTCTCGGTTCGAACATGATCATTGGCCTTGCTCGGACAATCAGGTCGGAGACTGGTCTGCCATTCGTGACACTGGATTTGGGCGAGCAGGAGCGCATGTCTGATGCAGAGGCCGTGGAACACATGCTTAATGTATTCAACAGCACGTTTTGCCGCAAGTCACAGCTCGTGCAGGGGGACATGGAGTTTGTTGTTCGCAATGGAAATGTCTGTGTCCCTCGTCTTCTCGACAACCCGGCTCTCAATTTGAGCGTTCAACAGGAGACGCAAGACACGCCACCACAATTGCAGCTGTTCAAGCAAAACAGAGCGCTGCGTCTGAGCGCAGGCGAAGGCCGTGTTCTGGATGAGTTGTATTTCACAGATGACATTGCATACACCACCCCGCTACCGGCTGACCACATCGAGATTCAAGTACATTGCACCGCCCTCAATTTCCGAGATGTCTTGATGGCCATGGGTCAGCTTCAAGGAGACCGGCTTGGCCAAGAGTGCAGCGGTATTGTCACCCGTGTCGGGGCCGCCGTGGCCGATTTCAAGACTGGAGATCGGGTATGCGCAATGTCGCCTGGATCACTGTCAACCTACACGCGCTGTCCAGCATCTGCGGCCTGGCCCATGCCAGAGAACATGCCATGGGAGGTAGCAGCGTCAATTCCAGCTGTTTTCTGCACTGCGTACTACTCCCTGGTTGACCTCGGCCACCTGGCGCAAGGTGAGAGCATTCTCATCCATGCTGCCGCAGGAGGTGTTGGGCAAGCAGCCATCATTATTGCCCAGCGTATCGGCGCCAAGATCTTTGTTACCGTTGGaagcgaagaaaagaagaaataccTGATGGATACCTACCAGCTCAAAGAAGATCAGGTATTTTTCAGTCGCGACACTTCCTTCGCTCAGGGAATTCATCGCGCTACCGGTGGACAGGGCGTGGATGTTGCCCTCAACTCCTTGAGCGGCGATGCTCTACAGGCAACCTTCGAGTGTGTTGCTCCGTTCGGTCGATTCATTGAGCTAGGCAAACGCGATATCACTCAGAACTCACGATTAGAAATGGCCCATTTCAACCAGAACTTGTCATTTGCTTCTGTTGATCTGAACATGGTGCGGGAAAAGCGACCGCAGCTGTTGAAGCGATTGCTACGTGACTCTTTCCAGGTTTTCACCGACTCTGAGGCCCAGTTGCGCTGGCCCATTACTAAGATTCCTGTCTCCGACGTCGAGAATGGGTTCCGGGCATTGCAGGGTGGCCAGGTCATTGGTAAGATCGTTGTCCAAATGACGGATGATGCCATGGTCAAGGTGAGAAAGAAACTCTCTCAAAAAACAATTTGATAACTTGAACTAACCATAAAAATGAAGGTTCATCCGCCCCGCAAAGAAGAGGCTCTACTACGACCAGATGCTTCGTATGTTGTTGTGGGTGGAACTGGGGGTatcggcctcgatcttgccaGCTGGCTACCGCAAAAGGGAGCAAGACATCTTGTACTTGTTTCCCGGAGCGGAGCATCGACAGAAATGGCTAAGAAGACCGT
Encoded proteins:
- a CDS encoding uncharacterized protein (ID:PFLUO_005215-T1.cds;~source:funannotate); translated protein: MRFLCLPGAFCNAKAFKTQLGPFCDRLLSDGSADFYFTQGTTPFTPPPGLEDFFGPPPNFTFAEVDDPDLINFNILDFPRRDTPEDTMKFAMDLAGQPTFSSIRKVMDRLIGILDTEDDIAGVIGYSEGAKIAATLILEEERRRKQLGRAPRLKCAILVCGWPVLDPETGATILASDEDSDDEGEMITIPTCHVVGAADPFLDASMALYNVCDPDTAELFDHGGGHVIPRGKQTVDDLADVVREMILSVDT
- a CDS encoding uncharacterized protein (ID:PFLUO_005216-T1.cds;~source:funannotate): MRLQPPEGAGSPVTNGVHKEEMSVDAPKRMAIIGMACRLPGQVSTLDDFWDLCSRARSAWSPIPKSRFNAEAFSHPNPDRSGSISAKGAHFLDEDIGLFDAPFFKITLQEARSLDPQQRILLECVYEALENAGVPNHSIAGRNVGVFTGGSFADYDSNNTKDMESVPMYSATGTALSLQANRISYYFDLTGPSVTVDTACSSSLAALHLACQSIRNGECSMAIVGGCHLNIFPEAFVSMSRARLLSESGKSYAFDHRASGFGRGEGAGVIVLKSVEDARIAGDIIRSVVVNSGINQDGRTRGISMPNSAAQEALMRHVYKSAGISPSQTGFVEAHGTGTKVGDPLEARALQAVFGEGRTPRQPLFLGSVKSNIGHLEGASGIVSVIKTVLMLERGFILPNCNFEKANEEIPLDKWNMKVPKKLQPWPRGKTYASVNNFGFGGTNAHVVLERGPRHDGEGMQNTDPLKRKLYVVSAHDKRAALQISKELAAYLDLNPPAFTDSLMDKIAYTLGQRRSFLPCRVAISASSYMVLNEYLSKDPEAIRSSREPSVGFVFTGQGAQWHGMGKELLGTYPVFQKTMQAVDTCLKALGATFSITEELLLEDSNKSSLSAAYMSQPACTAIQLALVDLLASWGIRPKAVVGHSSGEIAAAYAAGILRLDECVRVAYSRGVAANLLANDKTVQGAMLAVGANAGEVQQILDAMRGQRAVVACVNSESSVTLSGDRDVIVELQAALDKEGIFTRRLQVDVAYHSHHMQQVAQQYKSLLGKLAPRASDIPFHSTVRGGLVPGTSLDASYWVDNLVSRVEFVKGLQSLLADTHASTQITSLVEIGPHPALQTPVKDIVRLHAPTRNVQYSHTLKRKLDAIEAVQNLAASLFVQGMTLDFEAINFPDLGRSQRKPTLLTNLPKYPWNHTERYWFCSRLGQNLFHRQFPRNDLIGSLCVENVDLEPRWRNIIRADDHPWVRQHRVHDSNVYPMTGFLAMAMEAISQQAQLHHITPGKIHLRDISISRVLAIPDNSAVETMISLRSCRTEPGKSVRGWHEFKVFSWAEGRGWDQHCNGFVMVQEVKDANPVDGSRQQAAADAELSQKALELHDSCNVPVDSQVLYDNITQCGVEYGPIFHGLSNITASTNQQAMATMIVPDTKSCMPYEHESNCIVHPVTLDRICQLMWVLRGYGQLDGPKTTYVPSHLKNVSVSLTHEIRAGTQFKLYGHRSGIDPATNTENNRIIATYPLSSTDVVIDINGMTLVPMSNDIRGSKDNTPDPMCYKICWEPCFEFLSESDYQKLPRPDTDAVTGGQRMSQLDRVAEHYLRQVLRSVPEEEFESFPSYHQKFYRWAQKTCQAAGPADDLSDQTLKEMRTANGAGDLTCRVGELLPQFLRGHVDPLTVMLEDDRLSKHYQDLDSLREAYANASVCIDKMAHQNPELNIIEIGAGTGGATLPILQSLGGGEAGSTPRFGHYTYTDISPGFFEKANAKFENWSHLMTYKTLDISADPTGQGFNLGSYDMVIACNVLHATPEINQTMANIRSLLRPGGKLMLIEETVSKARHFPFALLPGWWLASDEIRKDGPLLNVEGWSNVMKANNFSGVDLCLEEYPGASHQSGCLMMSTANGTRTGPSNPGDVVVVGMDSIGSVSSLALEAGLKNITGSAPMTIDDVATTDVTGKWCIFLGGMDRSTLAHLTKDKFQAIQRLTSRARGLMWVARHNKINPRSLGSNMIIGLARTIRSETGLPFVTLDLGEQERMSDAEAVEHMLNVFNSTFCRKSQLVQGDMEFVVRNGNVCVPRLLDNPALNLSVQQETQDTPPQLQLFKQNRALRLSAGEGRVLDELYFTDDIAYTTPLPADHIEIQVHCTALNFRDVLMAMGQLQGDRLGQECSGIVTRVGAAVADFKTGDRVCAMSPGSLSTYTRCPASAAWPMPENMPWEVAASIPAVFCTAYYSLVDLGHLAQGESILIHAAAGGVGQAAIIIAQRIGAKIFVTVGSEEKKKYLMDTYQLKEDQVFFSRDTSFAQGIHRATGGQGVDVALNSLSGDALQATFECVAPFGRFIELGKRDITQNSRLEMAHFNQNLSFASVDLNMVREKRPQLLKRLLRDSFQVFTDSEAQLRWPITKIPVSDVENGFRALQGGQVIGKIVVQMTDDAMVKVHPPRKEEALLRPDASYVVVGGTGGIGLDLASWLPQKGARHLVLVSRSGASTEMAKKTVEDLTHAGVTVEVCRCDISNQQSVEQNLAPLLSRSPPVRGVIYGAMVLRDTLFEKMSFEDYETVVRPRVHGIWNMQRALQNTKNVENIDFFVTLSSAASFVGNLGQSAYSASGTFMAALAQYPDTAKMPCTTIDLPIVRGVGYLADDEKREQIAAQLGTESVDANDIRGLVAAAIRKEMQETCDGHCVVGFDGVKTTPATEQPFWVNDTKLSHLLRLSTLAEAGTLADAAQGSTDISPASAVRQSRARETASAVIATAVLQKISSILMRPAEELDPTVPISVYGLDSLVAIEIRNWITRELEANLQILEILTSDSVPALAELILRKSGILTPEVKAEWGLSKPEVLVNGDGKH
- a CDS encoding uncharacterized protein (ID:PFLUO_005214-T1.cds;~source:funannotate) is translated as MRFSTTALLVTALGWITATTAHTIQLKSHSRECFHEDLHKDDLMTVTFQVGDREFGGSGNLDIDFWVEDPHRNRQYYKQAIPSEDYSFTARSDGRYSYCFSNEGWTSNSKEVSFNVHGIVYVAESEMNQDPLEIEVRRLSDNLAQVRDEQSYIVVRERVHRNTAESTNGRVKWWSLFQLIVVIGEGIFQVWWLKRFFESSACVPNPGRLPIFSPIRSSHLCPLGSKERWELRAAPFGCNVSTLTVLSVLVAVLSSLTLAGLVYVVVWAVQRLRSRWKDAQYELLDDGQGLEPTCFGFRAWGPLAWLVSLVGGQGQEQAQTSGEPEEESNETSPLLN